The Streptomyces sp. NBC_01197 genome window below encodes:
- a CDS encoding TldD/PmbA family protein, with translation MPHSIDAAFTALPLRALADAALARARALGADHADFRFERVRSATWRLRDARPAGSTDTTDLGYAVRVVHGGSWGFASGVDLSMDAAARVAGQAVAMAKLSAKVIRAAGSEERVELADEPVHPDRTWISSYETDPFSVPADEKTGLLADWSARLLRADGVAHADASLMTVLENKFYADTAGTVTTQQRVRLHPQLTAVAVDADTGEFDSMRTLAPPAGRGWEYLTGTGWDWDAELERIPELLAGKMRAPSVEAGAYDLVVDPSNLWLTIHESVGHATELDRALGYEAAYAGTSFATFDQLGTLAYGSPVMNVTGDRTAEHGLATVGFDDEGVEAQSWDLIKDGTLVGYQLDRRIAKLTGLGRSNGCAYADSPGHVPVQRMANVSLEPDPGGLSTEDLIGGVERGIYVVGDRSWSIDMQRYNFQFTQQRAYRIKNGQLAGQLRDVAYQATTTDFWGSMEKVGGPQTYVLGGAFNCGKAQPGQVASVSHGCPSALFRGVNILNTTQEAGR, from the coding sequence GTGCCACATTCGATCGACGCAGCCTTCACGGCTCTGCCGCTGCGCGCCCTGGCCGACGCGGCGCTCGCCCGCGCCCGCGCGCTCGGCGCCGACCACGCCGACTTCCGCTTCGAGCGGGTCCGCAGCGCGACCTGGCGGCTGCGGGACGCCAGGCCCGCGGGCTCCACGGACACCACGGATCTCGGGTACGCCGTACGGGTCGTGCACGGGGGGAGCTGGGGGTTCGCCTCCGGTGTCGATCTGTCGATGGACGCGGCGGCGCGGGTGGCCGGGCAGGCCGTAGCGATGGCGAAGCTCTCCGCCAAGGTCATCAGGGCGGCCGGATCGGAAGAGAGAGTGGAGCTGGCGGACGAGCCGGTGCACCCGGACCGGACCTGGATCTCCTCGTACGAGACCGACCCCTTCTCGGTACCCGCCGACGAGAAGACCGGGCTGCTGGCCGACTGGTCGGCGCGGCTGCTGCGGGCGGACGGCGTCGCCCATGCGGACGCCTCGCTGATGACCGTGCTCGAGAACAAGTTCTACGCGGACACCGCGGGCACCGTCACCACCCAGCAGCGGGTCAGGCTCCATCCGCAGCTCACCGCGGTGGCGGTGGACGCGGACACCGGTGAGTTCGACTCGATGCGCACCCTCGCGCCGCCGGCCGGGCGCGGCTGGGAGTACCTGACCGGCACGGGCTGGGACTGGGACGCCGAGCTGGAGCGGATCCCGGAGCTGCTCGCCGGGAAGATGCGGGCGCCGAGTGTCGAGGCGGGGGCGTACGACCTGGTGGTGGACCCGTCCAACCTCTGGCTCACCATCCATGAGTCGGTCGGGCACGCCACCGAGCTGGACCGGGCGCTGGGGTACGAGGCGGCGTACGCCGGGACCTCATTCGCCACGTTCGACCAGCTCGGCACGTTGGCGTACGGCTCCCCCGTGATGAACGTGACGGGCGACAGGACCGCCGAACACGGCCTGGCCACGGTCGGTTTCGACGACGAGGGGGTGGAGGCGCAGTCCTGGGATCTGATCAAGGACGGCACGCTGGTCGGGTACCAGCTGGACCGCAGGATCGCGAAGCTGACGGGACTCGGCCGGTCCAACGGGTGTGCGTACGCGGATTCGCCGGGGCATGTGCCGGTGCAGCGGATGGCCAATGTGTCGCTCGAGCCGGATCCGGGCGGGCTCTCCACGGAGGACCTGATCGGGGGCGTCGAGCGGGGGATCTACGTGGTGGGCGACCGGTCGTGGTCGATCGACATGCAGCGCTACAACTTCCAGTTCACCCAGCAAAGGGCATATCGCATCAAGAACGGACAACTCGCCGGGCAGCTGCGGGACGTCGCCTACCAGGCGACGACCACGGACTTCTGGGGCTCGATGGAGAAGGTCGGCGGCCCGCAGACGTACGTACTGGGCGGCGCCTTCAACTGCGGCAAGGCCCAGCCGGGCCAGGTCGCATCGGTCTCGCACGGCTGCCCGTCCGCCCTCTTCCGGGGCGTGAACATCCTCAACACCACGCAGGAGGCCGGGCGATGA
- the fabI gene encoding enoyl-ACP reductase FabI has product MSGILDGKRILITGVLMESSIAFHAAKVAQEQGAEVILTAFPRPTLTERIAKKLPKPAKVIELDVTSTEHLDRLAGLVRDELGSLDGVVHSIGFAPQDALGGNFLNTPFESVATAMHVSAFSLKSLAMACLPLMSEGGSVVGLTFDAQYAWPQYDWMGPAKAALEATSRYLARDLGQQDIRCNLISAGPIGSMAAKSIPGFGELADVWNTRSPLAWDMADPEPAGRGIVALLSDFFPKTTGEIIHVDGGVHMMGA; this is encoded by the coding sequence ATGAGCGGAATTCTCGACGGCAAGCGCATCCTCATCACGGGTGTGCTGATGGAGTCCTCCATCGCCTTCCACGCCGCCAAGGTGGCCCAGGAGCAGGGCGCCGAGGTCATCCTGACCGCCTTCCCGCGGCCCACCCTCACCGAGCGCATCGCCAAGAAGCTGCCCAAGCCCGCCAAGGTCATCGAGCTGGATGTCACCAGCACCGAGCACCTCGACCGGCTCGCGGGCCTGGTCCGCGACGAGCTCGGCTCGCTCGACGGGGTCGTGCACTCCATCGGCTTCGCGCCGCAGGACGCGCTCGGCGGCAACTTCCTCAACACCCCGTTCGAGTCGGTCGCCACGGCCATGCACGTCTCGGCCTTCTCGCTGAAGTCGCTGGCCATGGCCTGTCTGCCGCTGATGAGCGAGGGCGGCTCGGTCGTCGGCCTCACCTTCGACGCCCAGTACGCCTGGCCGCAGTACGACTGGATGGGCCCGGCCAAGGCCGCGCTGGAGGCGACATCCCGCTACCTCGCCCGTGACCTGGGCCAGCAGGACATCCGCTGCAACCTGATCTCCGCCGGCCCCATCGGCTCGATGGCCGCGAAGTCCATCCCGGGCTTCGGGGAACTGGCGGACGTCTGGAACACCCGCTCCCCGCTCGCCTGGGACATGGCCGACCCCGAGCCGGCCGGCCGCGGCATTGTCGCCCTGCTCTCGGACTTCTTCCCGAAGACGACCGGCGAGATCATCCACGTCGACGGCGGCGTGCACATGATGGGCGCCTGA
- the tyrS gene encoding tyrosine--tRNA ligase, which translates to MTDIVDELKWRGLFALSTDEDALRKTLADGPVTFYCGFDPTAASLHVGHLVQVLTVRRLQQAGHRPLALVGGATGQIGDPRPTAERTLNDPETIANWVGRLRSQIEPFLSFEGENAAVMVNNLDWTAGLSAIEFLRDIGKHFRVNKMLTKESVARRLESEQGISYTEFSYQLLQGMDFLELYRRYGCTLQQGGSDQWGNLTAGIDLIHRLEPDASVHALGTPLMVKADGTKFGKSESGAVWLDAEMTTPYAFYQFWLNVDDRDVSTYNRILSFKSRAELEELEQLTGDRPQARAAQRSLAEELTTLVHGADQCAAVVAASRALFGQGELTELDEATLSAALSELPHTKVDKLVPVVELLADTGLVPSRSAARRAVKEGGAYVNNVKVTSEDAVPAAGDLLHGRWLVLRRGKKNLAAVEVTGA; encoded by the coding sequence GTGACGGACATCGTCGACGAGCTGAAGTGGCGGGGGCTCTTCGCCCTCTCCACTGACGAGGACGCATTGCGCAAGACGCTCGCGGACGGTCCCGTCACGTTCTATTGCGGCTTCGACCCGACGGCGGCGAGCCTGCATGTGGGCCACCTCGTACAGGTCCTCACCGTCCGCAGGCTCCAGCAGGCCGGGCACCGGCCGCTGGCGCTGGTGGGCGGGGCCACCGGCCAGATCGGTGACCCGCGGCCGACCGCCGAGCGGACGCTGAACGACCCGGAGACCATCGCCAACTGGGTGGGCCGGCTGCGCTCGCAGATCGAGCCGTTCCTCTCGTTCGAGGGGGAGAACGCGGCGGTGATGGTCAACAACCTGGACTGGACCGCGGGCCTGTCCGCGATCGAGTTCCTGCGGGACATCGGCAAGCACTTCCGGGTGAACAAGATGCTCACCAAGGAGTCGGTCGCCCGCCGCCTGGAGTCCGAACAGGGCATCAGCTACACGGAGTTCAGCTACCAGCTGCTCCAGGGAATGGACTTCCTGGAGCTGTACCGGCGGTACGGCTGCACGCTCCAGCAGGGCGGCAGCGACCAGTGGGGCAATCTCACGGCGGGGATCGACCTGATCCACCGCCTGGAGCCGGACGCGTCCGTGCACGCGCTGGGCACCCCGCTGATGGTCAAGGCGGACGGCACCAAGTTCGGCAAGTCCGAGAGCGGGGCCGTCTGGCTGGACGCGGAGATGACCACGCCGTACGCGTTCTACCAGTTCTGGCTGAATGTGGACGACCGCGACGTCTCCACGTACAACCGCATCCTCAGCTTCAAGAGCCGCGCGGAGCTGGAGGAGCTGGAGCAGCTGACCGGGGATCGGCCGCAGGCGCGGGCCGCCCAGCGCTCGCTGGCCGAAGAGCTGACGACACTGGTGCACGGCGCGGACCAGTGCGCGGCGGTGGTCGCGGCGTCCAGGGCGCTCTTCGGACAGGGCGAGCTGACGGAGCTGGACGAGGCGACGCTGAGCGCGGCGCTCTCCGAGCTGCCGCACACCAAGGTCGACAAGCTCGTTCCGGTCGTGGAGCTGCTCGCCGACACGGGTCTTGTGCCGAGCAGGTCGGCGGCCCGCCGGGCCGTCAAGGAGGGCGGGGCGTACGTGAACAACGTGAAGGTCACCAGCGAGGACGCGGTGCCGGCGGCCGGGGATCTGCTGCACGGGCGGTGGCTGGTGCTGCGCCGCGGCAAGAAGAACCTGGCGGCGGTCGAGGTCACGGGCGCTTAG
- a CDS encoding UbiD family decarboxylase: MTTEPLSAAPPASQDLRDFLARYTADHPDDVLTVDDRIEGEDVAALVLELAARGRDELVVCRNVAGLGTPLVTNVFASRRRIARLLGTGTAGLHRAYQAASARRCEPRVVREGPVLDVVAEPDLGVLPMIRHFASDRGPYITNGIIAVEAPPYAEGRSGNLSYHRAMVHDPGELATSLHSRGHLWQLLRLAQEHGERLPVAMVVGSHPLFMLAASARVGADTDERCVAGGLFGAPLDVVRTPKYGIRVPASAETVLEGFIDPDRRADEGPFGEFSGYSSDRSTHNVLTVETVLRRRDALLLDVVGGSTAEHLNLARVPRESEMAQKLMERFPEVTALHYPTSGTHFHAYVAMRPSRPGQARQIMLGLLGWDPYLKTVVAVDQDVDITQDSQVLWAMATHLQPHRDVFQVGGLPGSPLDPSSTADGTTSRMALDATRGPDFDGVRIEIAPGRAEAARRLLDGRAAP; this comes from the coding sequence GTGACCACTGAGCCGTTGTCGGCGGCGCCCCCGGCATCCCAGGACCTGCGGGACTTCCTCGCCCGGTACACGGCCGACCACCCCGACGACGTGCTCACCGTCGACGACCGGATCGAAGGCGAGGACGTGGCCGCGCTCGTCCTGGAGCTGGCGGCGCGCGGCCGGGACGAGCTGGTGGTCTGCCGGAACGTCGCGGGGCTCGGTACCCCCCTGGTCACCAATGTGTTCGCATCGCGCCGCCGTATCGCCCGCCTGCTCGGCACCGGGACGGCCGGGCTGCACCGCGCGTACCAGGCGGCGTCGGCCCGCCGCTGCGAGCCCCGGGTGGTGCGGGAGGGCCCGGTGCTCGACGTGGTGGCGGAACCGGACCTCGGCGTCCTCCCGATGATCCGGCACTTCGCCTCGGACCGGGGCCCGTACATCACGAACGGCATCATCGCGGTGGAGGCACCCCCGTACGCCGAGGGCCGCTCGGGCAATCTCAGCTACCACCGCGCGATGGTGCACGACCCGGGCGAACTGGCCACCAGCCTCCACTCGCGCGGCCATCTGTGGCAGCTGCTGCGGCTGGCGCAGGAGCACGGCGAACGGCTCCCGGTGGCCATGGTCGTCGGCTCGCACCCGCTGTTCATGCTGGCGGCGTCCGCCCGGGTGGGCGCGGACACCGACGAACGGTGCGTGGCGGGCGGCCTGTTCGGGGCACCCCTGGACGTGGTGCGCACCCCGAAGTACGGGATACGTGTTCCGGCGAGCGCCGAGACGGTCCTTGAGGGGTTCATCGATCCGGACCGCCGTGCCGACGAGGGGCCCTTCGGTGAGTTCTCCGGATACTCGTCGGACCGCTCGACCCACAACGTGCTGACCGTCGAGACGGTCCTGCGGCGCCGGGACGCGCTGCTGCTGGACGTGGTGGGCGGCAGCACGGCCGAGCACCTCAACCTGGCGCGGGTGCCGCGCGAGTCGGAGATGGCGCAGAAACTGATGGAGCGCTTCCCCGAGGTGACGGCGCTGCACTATCCGACCTCGGGCACGCACTTCCACGCGTATGTGGCGATGCGCCCCAGCCGTCCCGGCCAGGCCCGGCAGATCATGCTGGGGCTGCTCGGCTGGGACCCGTACCTCAAGACGGTCGTCGCGGTCGACCAGGACGTCGACATCACGCAGGACTCGCAGGTGCTGTGGGCGATGGCCACCCATCTCCAGCCGCACCGGGACGTCTTCCAGGTCGGCGGTCTGCCCGGCAGCCCCCTAGACCCGTCGTCCACGGCGGACGGCACGACGTCCCGGATGGCCCTGGACGCGACGCGCGGCCCGGACTTCGACGGGGTACGGATCGAGATCGCCCCCGGACGCGCGGAGGCCGCGCGCCGTCTGCTCGACGGTCGCGCGGCCCCCTGA
- a CDS encoding DUF3099 domain-containing protein, giving the protein MRKQSSGEVFRITGARTGLEEDVRGRQRRYIISMTVRTVAVILTAALWNVTRPVAIGTLVLGALLPYVAVVIANAGRENAPGLPTTFVPAPFRPPLEPSSVVPGTEPADEAPTTEREQRAAEQG; this is encoded by the coding sequence ATGCGGAAGCAGAGCAGCGGTGAGGTCTTCCGGATCACGGGTGCCCGTACCGGCCTTGAGGAAGACGTACGCGGCCGGCAGCGCCGGTACATCATCTCGATGACGGTGCGCACCGTCGCGGTCATCCTGACGGCGGCCCTCTGGAACGTGACACGGCCGGTGGCGATCGGGACGCTGGTGCTGGGCGCCCTCCTTCCGTACGTCGCCGTGGTGATCGCGAACGCGGGCCGCGAGAACGCTCCGGGGCTCCCCACGACGTTCGTTCCCGCGCCGTTCCGCCCGCCGCTGGAACCGTCTTCCGTGGTTCCGGGGACGGAACCGGCCGACGAGGCGCCCACCACGGAGCGTGAGCAGCGGGCGGCGGAACAGGGCTGA
- a CDS encoding GlsB/YeaQ/YmgE family stress response membrane protein produces MNWLWAIIVGLVLGLIAKAIIPGKQQIPLWLTVIFGILGSVLGNWVATGLGVNDTRGIDWIRHLLQLIGAVIIVGVGDKLWTSVRGSRHTT; encoded by the coding sequence ATGAATTGGTTGTGGGCCATCATCGTGGGGCTGGTGCTCGGCCTGATCGCGAAGGCGATCATCCCGGGCAAGCAGCAGATCCCGCTGTGGCTGACCGTGATCTTCGGTATCCTGGGCAGTGTGCTGGGCAACTGGGTGGCCACCGGGCTGGGGGTCAACGACACCCGGGGCATCGACTGGATCAGGCATCTGCTCCAGCTGATCGGCGCCGTGATCATCGTCGGCGTGGGGGACAAGCTCTGGACCTCGGTCCGGGGCAGCAGACACACCACCTGA
- the moaA gene encoding GTP 3',8-cyclase MoaA, producing MLIDTFGRVATDLRVSLTDRCNLRCTYCMPEEGLQWLAKPDLLTDDEIVRLIGIAVTCLGITEVRFTGGEPLLRPGLVGIVERVAALEPRPRMSLTTNGIGLKRTAQALAAAGLDRVNVSLDTLRPDVFKTLTRRDRHRDVLDGMAAASAAGLTPVKVNTVLMPGLNDDEAPDLLAWAVEHGYELRFIEQMPLDAQHGWKRDGMITAGDILQSLRTRFTLTEEGSDERGSAPAERWVVDGGPHRVGVIASVTRPFCAACDRTRLTADGQVRTCLFAQEESDLRAALRSGEPDEEIARRWKLAMWGKKAGSGLDDPSFLQPNRPMSAIGG from the coding sequence GTGCTTATCGACACCTTTGGCCGAGTGGCCACTGACCTGCGAGTGTCACTCACCGACCGCTGCAATCTGCGCTGCACCTACTGCATGCCGGAAGAGGGCCTGCAGTGGCTTGCCAAGCCCGATCTGCTCACGGACGACGAAATCGTCCGCCTGATCGGCATCGCAGTGACCTGCCTCGGCATCACCGAGGTCCGCTTCACCGGCGGTGAGCCGCTGCTGCGCCCCGGTCTCGTCGGCATCGTCGAGCGTGTCGCGGCCCTGGAGCCGCGCCCCCGGATGTCCCTGACCACCAACGGCATCGGCCTCAAGCGCACCGCCCAGGCCCTGGCGGCCGCCGGCCTCGACCGGGTCAACGTCTCGCTCGACACCCTGCGCCCGGACGTCTTCAAGACCCTCACCCGCCGGGACCGGCACCGCGACGTGCTGGACGGTATGGCAGCCGCCAGCGCCGCCGGGCTCACCCCGGTCAAGGTCAACACCGTGCTGATGCCGGGACTCAACGACGACGAGGCGCCCGACCTGCTCGCCTGGGCCGTGGAGCACGGGTACGAGCTGCGCTTCATCGAGCAGATGCCGCTCGACGCCCAGCACGGCTGGAAGCGCGACGGCATGATCACGGCGGGTGACATCCTCCAGTCGCTGCGCACCCGCTTCACGCTGACCGAGGAGGGCAGCGACGAGCGCGGTTCGGCGCCCGCCGAGCGCTGGGTGGTCGACGGCGGTCCGCACCGGGTCGGCGTCATCGCCTCGGTCACCCGCCCGTTCTGTGCCGCCTGCGACCGCACCCGGCTCACCGCGGACGGACAGGTGCGCACCTGCCTGTTCGCCCAGGAGGAGTCCGACCTGCGGGCCGCGCTCCGCTCCGGGGAGCCGGACGAGGAGATCGCCCGGCGCTGGAAGCTGGCGATGTGGGGAAAGAAGGCCGGATCCGGTCTGGACGACCCGTCGTTCCTCCAGCCCAACCGGCCCATGTCGGCGATCGGCGGCTGA
- a CDS encoding solute symporter family protein has protein sequence MNPAVQLAASATTQHRPLIITLFAVFVVATLVITVWAGRRTRSAADFYAGGRQFTALQNGLAVSGDYMSAASFLGIAGAIALFGYDGFLYSIGFLVAWLVALLLVAEPLRNSGRYTMGDVLAYRMRQRPVRTAAGASTIVVSIFYLLAQMAGAGVLVSLLLGITSDAGKIAIVALVGVLMIVYVTIGGMKGTTWVQMVKAVLLIAGTILITFLILLKFHFNVSDLLGSAASNSGKGKAFLEPGLKYGATGTSKLDFISLGIALVLGTAGLPHILIRFYTVPTAKAARKSVNWAIGIIGAFYLMTIVLGFGAAALLKPADIIASNPAGNTAAPLAALEIGGGAGSTGGSVLLAVISAVAFATILAVVAGLTLASSSSFAHDIYANVIRKGQATEKEEMRAARWATVAIGAVAIALGAFARDLNVAGLVALAFAVAASANLPTLLYSLFWKRFTTAGALWSIYGGLVSSVVLVLFSPVVSGKPTSMFKGVDFAWFPLENPGLISIPLGFLLGWLGSLLSPEKPDQDKYAELEVRSLTGFGAH, from the coding sequence ATGAACCCCGCAGTCCAGCTCGCCGCGTCGGCGACCACCCAGCACCGGCCCCTGATCATCACGCTCTTCGCGGTCTTCGTCGTCGCCACGCTCGTCATCACCGTCTGGGCCGGCCGCCGGACCAGGAGCGCAGCCGACTTCTACGCGGGCGGCCGGCAGTTCACCGCGCTGCAGAACGGACTCGCGGTCTCCGGCGACTACATGTCGGCCGCTTCGTTCCTCGGCATCGCGGGCGCCATCGCCCTCTTCGGCTACGACGGCTTCCTCTACTCGATCGGCTTCCTGGTCGCCTGGCTGGTCGCCCTGCTGCTCGTCGCCGAGCCGCTGCGCAACTCCGGCCGCTACACGATGGGCGACGTCCTCGCCTACCGGATGCGCCAGCGCCCCGTCCGCACCGCCGCGGGTGCGTCCACCATCGTCGTCTCGATCTTCTATCTGCTGGCGCAGATGGCGGGCGCCGGCGTCCTGGTCTCGCTGCTGCTCGGCATCACCAGCGACGCCGGGAAGATCGCCATCGTCGCGCTGGTCGGTGTCCTGATGATCGTGTACGTCACGATCGGCGGGATGAAGGGCACCACCTGGGTCCAGATGGTCAAAGCCGTCCTGCTGATCGCCGGAACCATCCTCATCACGTTCCTGATCCTGCTGAAATTCCACTTCAACGTCTCCGACCTGCTCGGCTCGGCCGCGTCGAACAGCGGCAAGGGGAAGGCGTTCCTGGAACCCGGCCTCAAGTACGGCGCTACGGGGACCTCCAAGCTGGACTTCATCTCGCTGGGCATCGCGCTGGTGCTCGGCACCGCGGGCCTGCCGCACATCCTGATCCGCTTCTACACCGTGCCGACGGCCAAGGCCGCCCGGAAGTCGGTGAACTGGGCGATCGGCATCATCGGCGCCTTCTATCTGATGACGATCGTGCTCGGGTTCGGTGCCGCGGCCCTGCTCAAGCCCGCCGACATCATCGCGTCCAATCCGGCGGGCAACACGGCGGCCCCGCTCGCGGCCCTGGAGATCGGCGGCGGCGCCGGCTCCACCGGGGGTTCGGTCCTGCTCGCGGTGATCTCCGCGGTCGCCTTCGCCACCATCCTCGCGGTGGTCGCCGGACTGACCCTGGCCTCCTCGTCGTCGTTCGCGCACGACATCTACGCCAACGTCATCCGCAAGGGGCAGGCCACCGAGAAGGAGGAGATGCGCGCGGCACGCTGGGCGACCGTCGCGATCGGTGCCGTCGCCATCGCGCTGGGGGCCTTCGCCCGCGATCTGAACGTGGCGGGTCTGGTCGCCCTCGCCTTCGCGGTCGCCGCCTCCGCCAACCTGCCGACCCTGCTCTACAGCCTCTTCTGGAAGAGGTTCACGACCGCGGGCGCTCTGTGGTCCATCTACGGCGGGCTCGTCTCCTCCGTGGTGCTGGTGCTCTTCTCGCCGGTCGTCTCGGGAAAGCCCACCTCGATGTTCAAGGGCGTCGACTTCGCCTGGTTCCCCCTGGAGAACCCCGGCCTCATCTCCATCCCGCTGGGATTCCTGCTCGGCTGGCTGGGCTCGCTGCTCTCGCCCGAGAAGCCGGACCAGGACAAGTACGCCGAGCTGGAGGTCAGGTCCCTCACCGGATTCGGCGCCCACTGA
- the fabG gene encoding 3-oxoacyl-[acyl-carrier-protein] reductase gives MSRSVLVTGGNRGIGLAIARAFADAGDKVAITYRSGEPAALAEQGFLAVKCDITDTEQVEQAYKEIEEKHGPVEVLVANAGVTKDQLLMRMSEDDFTAVLDTNLTGTFRVVKRANRAMLRAKKGRVVLISSVVGLLGSAGQANYAASKAGLVGFARSLARELGSRNITFNVVAPGFVDTDMTKVLTDEQRAGIVSQVPLGRYAQPEEIAATVRFLASDDASYITGAVIPVDGGLGMGH, from the coding sequence TTGAGCCGCTCGGTTCTCGTCACCGGAGGAAACCGGGGCATCGGCCTTGCCATCGCCCGCGCTTTCGCAGACGCAGGCGACAAGGTCGCGATCACGTACCGCTCCGGCGAGCCGGCAGCGCTTGCCGAACAGGGGTTCCTGGCCGTCAAGTGCGACATCACCGACACCGAGCAGGTGGAGCAGGCCTACAAGGAGATCGAGGAGAAGCACGGTCCCGTGGAGGTGCTAGTGGCCAACGCCGGTGTCACCAAGGACCAGTTGCTGATGCGGATGTCCGAGGACGACTTCACCGCCGTACTCGACACCAACCTCACCGGTACCTTCCGGGTCGTGAAGCGGGCCAACCGTGCGATGCTGCGCGCCAAGAAGGGCCGCGTCGTCCTCATCTCGTCCGTGGTCGGTCTGCTCGGCTCCGCCGGACAGGCGAACTACGCCGCGTCCAAGGCCGGCCTGGTGGGCTTCGCGCGCTCCCTCGCCCGTGAGCTGGGCTCCCGCAACATCACTTTCAACGTAGTCGCACCCGGTTTCGTCGACACCGACATGACCAAGGTGCTCACCGACGAGCAGCGTGCGGGCATCGTCTCGCAGGTGCCGCTCGGCCGGTACGCCCAGCCGGAGGAGATCGCCGCCACGGTGCGGTTCCTCGCCTCCGACGACGCGTCGTACATCACTGGAGCCGTCATCCCCGTTGACGGCGGATTGGGCATGGGTCACTGA
- a CDS encoding metallopeptidase TldD-related protein gives MTPSNRTSRPHEIVERALALSTADGCAVIADERSSANLRWAGNALTTNGVTRGRTLTVIATVDGKEGTASGVVSRSAVTAADLEPLVRAAEAAARNGSPAEDARPLVTGVPESAGFTSAPAETTSAVFDAFAPALGESFARARSGGRELYGFASHEMTSSYLGTSTGLRLRHDQPNGTLELNAKSPDRSRSAWAGRATRDFADVDPAALDAELARRLRWAERRVALPAGRYETLLPPTAVADLLIYQFWSSAARDAAEGRTVFSRPGGGTRLGDRLSPLPMTLRSDPAEPGLESAPFVLAHSSGDDSSVFDNGLPLSRTDWVRDGRLENLVTTRHSAELTGLPVAPPISNLILEGGGERSLDEMVAASGHDGPALLLTCLWYIREVDPATLLLTGLTRDGVYLVENGEVTGEVNNFRFNESPVDLLSRATEAGRTERTLPREWGDWFTRAAMPALRIPDFNMSSVSQGV, from the coding sequence ATGACCCCCTCGAACCGCACCAGCAGGCCGCACGAGATCGTCGAGCGGGCCCTCGCCCTGTCCACCGCGGACGGCTGCGCCGTCATCGCCGACGAGCGTTCGAGCGCCAATCTGCGCTGGGCCGGGAACGCGCTGACGACCAACGGTGTGACCCGCGGCCGGACCCTGACCGTCATCGCGACGGTAGACGGCAAGGAGGGCACCGCATCCGGTGTCGTCTCCCGGTCGGCGGTGACCGCGGCCGATCTCGAACCGCTGGTCCGGGCCGCCGAGGCGGCCGCCCGCAACGGCTCCCCCGCCGAGGACGCCCGGCCGCTGGTCACCGGGGTGCCCGAATCCGCCGGCTTCACGTCAGCGCCCGCCGAGACCACGTCGGCGGTCTTCGACGCCTTCGCACCGGCGCTGGGCGAGTCCTTCGCCCGCGCGCGCTCCGGCGGGCGCGAGCTGTACGGCTTCGCCAGCCATGAGATGACCTCCAGCTACCTCGGTACGTCCACCGGTCTGCGGCTGCGCCACGACCAGCCGAACGGCACGCTGGAGCTGAACGCCAAGTCCCCCGACCGGTCCCGTTCCGCCTGGGCGGGCCGGGCCACGCGGGACTTCGCCGACGTCGACCCGGCCGCGCTTGACGCCGAACTGGCGCGGCGGCTGCGCTGGGCCGAGCGCAGGGTGGCGCTGCCCGCCGGGCGCTACGAGACGCTGCTGCCGCCGACCGCGGTGGCCGATCTGCTGATCTACCAGTTCTGGTCGTCCGCCGCCCGGGACGCGGCGGAGGGCCGTACGGTCTTCTCCCGGCCCGGTGGCGGGACCCGGCTCGGTGACCGGCTCTCCCCGCTTCCGATGACCCTGCGCAGCGATCCGGCCGAGCCGGGTCTGGAGTCGGCGCCCTTCGTCCTCGCGCACTCCTCCGGCGACGACTCGTCGGTCTTCGACAACGGCCTGCCGCTCTCCCGTACGGACTGGGTGCGCGACGGCCGGCTGGAGAACCTGGTCACCACCCGGCACAGCGCGGAGCTGACCGGCCTCCCGGTGGCGCCCCCCATCAGCAATCTGATCCTGGAGGGCGGCGGGGAGCGCTCGCTCGACGAGATGGTGGCCGCGTCGGGGCACGACGGACCCGCCCTGCTGCTGACCTGCCTCTGGTACATCAGGGAGGTCGACCCGGCCACCCTGCTGCTGACCGGGCTGACCAGGGACGGCGTCTACCTGGTGGAGAACGGCGAGGTCACCGGCGAGGTGAACAACTTCCGCTTCAACGAGTCGCCGGTCGATCTGCTCTCCCGGGCCACCGAGGCCGGGCGTACGGAGCGGACGCTGCCGCGCGAGTGGGGCGACTGGTTCACCCGCGCCGCGATGCCCGCCCTGCGCATCCCGGATTTCAATATGAGTTCCGTCAGCCAGGGCGTATAA